From Kwoniella pini CBS 10737 chromosome 5, complete sequence:
TCCTCTAGCTAACATATTTGCTCTTGAAGTAGCCTTACGTTTCACTGGAACTCCCGGTAAACTAGTAGGCTCGGCTGATCCTGTTTCGGAGTCTGCTAGAGATGGATCGATAAGAATGTGATTCGCGTCGGATTCACCTCCTTCTGGAGTCGATAAAGGTAAGGATTCGGTGGTTGTTACCTCTTGATTAGCTAACGTTGGTGTGGATTGCTCAGCTTGCAGCTGATGATCAGTAAGACCAATTTGCATTTCTTGTTTATTGACACCATCCTCAGCCTGGCTCGTTGTATGATCATCTTGTTGTGCTTGATTGACTACATCTCCaaagaggtgagtcagTGCAGCTTCAGTATCTGCAACGTCAACCCTAGACGGATCAAGTTGTGAGAGAAAAGAAGCATCATGTGAGAAAGGATTTTctgatgaaggtggaggACTAGGTTCTCTCATTGGTCCAAGAACTGAATCATACTTGGGATTATAAGGCCTTGACATGTTGTTATCTCGTGATTGACTGATGAATGACCCTTGAAGCCAGCTTTGAGGTAGACAGGATTGTAAGTGGACAAGTATTGTGGAGGGTTAAGGATGGATTAACGGAGGATCAAGTGATAACTCCGAGAGTGTTATTAGAGGAGGTTGATCATCATGTCCGACGTCTTTGAGCAAAGTTGATCTTGACAATATACAATAATGttatttaatttgattccgtttATCTGTATTTTATCCCAATTCGTTTTTCCTCCGGCGAGTGGGACACCggtttgatgatgatgatgatgatgggGTGGCAAATTTATGATTAAAACCGGCAATAGAAGTAATATATTACACCCGTGACCAAATCTATAATTGGCTTCAATACAACAAACAGtttaataataatgctGTAAGAAGattcatttaattgaaaagatgataacGTTCCGATCAGAACGAGGAGTGGGACCGAAATTCAATATAGTCACCtatattgatattcgaTTCAAACGAAATGTAATTGTTActtcattaatttcatcttaGGATTTTTGGTCGACTTCTTATATCATAAAGGACATAACTCTGGCTGCTATTGTTGGTGACTGATCAGATCACATTCCGAACACTTCATATCGATCGACGAAATCAAGTCCGGATATACTGGGTACAATCATTTCGCCATCTACACGTTTTTGGAATAGAAGGCATCCTTAATATCCTCTCGGGTCAAAGTTCTCTTAAAGATTATCGTCTAAACAATAACGGGTAATACTGAGAATCTTGAGGGGCTTTTGCCCAAGATCTTACTTCAAAACCTTAGTAGAACTTGTACTTCTCCCGGAAACAGAGTTGCCCAGTCAAGTGAATCAAATATTTAGATACAACATGTCTTCTTACATacctcttcatctccttgGAATAATCTTTCTCCCATCTGTTTTAGCTGCTGCTAATGAACAATATGATCAAGGAACAATAACTATACCTACTTCTACAGTACTTTCAATAGGTTTAGGTTTTTTAGCATTTTCAATgttaattttattatttttattaggATTTAGAGCAAATAGAATTAGGAGAATAAGTAAAAGAACAGGTAAAACATTTAAAGAAACATGGACAGAACAAGGTGGATTTTGGGGATTTTTAACAAGTTTtggtgaaaatgaaaataatgcATTTAATCAAAGTTTTATTattggtggtggaggacGTACAATGCATTatgaatataatttaaGAAGATGGGGATATTTATCaacaagagaagaagataatttaaatgaaaataaaattaaaccTGAAATGTGGGATTATAATTggtcaaatcaaattaatgaaaaaattttaaatcatccAAATTTAATAGAGGATCCTTCAGaaattcaggtaaatttgatatctttttttcttcctttcatcaaattattgatatgaTATACTGAATTCGTCTTTCTCCCACTTGTTAGccaatttcaattactCCTTCTAGATACCCCGATCCGAGTGATAAATATCTCCCTAACCCTACACTTGATTTATGCGTCTTAATAGCTTTTCCATCTGAAGTACCGTACGATCCTATGAAAGCTGAGGAACTACCAGAATTGATTATCGGTTCGGCAACTCTTTTACCTACCATCGTATCTGAAGTGGAAGATATTTCAAGCTCGACAAATGATGAAGCGATACGTATAGTCAATCAACAAGAGAGATTGAAAAAGCAATCGGAGATACAGCATCTTGAGCATGCTCCGAGGGAACGGGCAGAATGGAAGAGGGACGATAGGATGATATGGTATATCGATGGGCTGCATTGATAGAAATCTTGTTGATGTCAGGGCATTGTGTTTCATTGTGAAATTGTGATGTAGGACAAAAAGGATTGATTGAGAGAATGAGTTGTATTGAGAGAATGAGTTGTATATTCATTATATTGTATAATAGTAATTACATGAGATGCGACACATATCTCGATTGTAGCATATGATTGACGCTACATAGGTTGAGCATCGAGTTAAACCAAAATCTCTCACCCCGTTGCCACTGAACTAACTCCACCATCCCGCTGCTCTAGTCTTAATACCCTCCCAATTATCTACAGCCGGTCTAACATCAAGATAAAAACTCATCTTAGAAGCTGCATCACCTAATCCAGATCTACCAgtataaaaatcaataacaTATCTAACTTGTGTTCCACATCTATCAATTAACCAATCATGTCGATCAAAAGGTGGTGTATAACTGAATTTTGTAGAAATCACATAATCAGTATAACATTATCCCTTCaagttttttttaaaaacaaaaaaaagttaatGAGAAAAATTTCGATCCAAAACTAACCCTAAAGCAGTTTTAAACCAAGCTTTTGGTGATCTCTCTTTTGGTTTTccaacaaaagaaattaattttggTCCACCACATTTTTCTGAACCTTCAATCTTTGATTCccaaaataaaatttcttcCCATGCTTTTTCATTTACAGCATTATGTATAGGTACAACAGTTTTcatatcttttaaatttggattatgattttttctAATCATTGCATTAAAAAATTGTTGTTCAGATGGATAAATCcattttccatctttatctttttttatttcattattatcttcattattattatgtCCATTTCCATGTCCATTAGTAATTCCTGTAGTTTCAGGATCATTTGTTGGAAATTCCCATGgttttgatgatcttgGTATACTTGAAATtactctttcttttgataattcttctattgATCCTGTTTTCGAATTTGAACCAAAACTtgtcgaagaagaagaagaagaagtatgaAATGGATGTTCAATTGATGGATTAGCAGATAACCATGCAGATCTTGTTGTATGATCTACAGGACatttatcagctgatgGTACTGTATTTGAAGGTGTGGGATCGATAGGTGTGGATAATGGcggaggagaagaagatgatgaagcgGGAGAAGAAGTGAATGGCCACATGTTTTTCAGATCGATTGCTGAGAAAAATGCGATTTGCAAGATGAATGGACAATTGTGCCAGTTCTACAGAACACTGGAATGCTGATTTCTGTAGATAAAGTTGTGATGTTGTTTATTGAGAATTCTATTGTAAGCAAATAGCGATCGTGCAAAGCGAAAGAAAGTAAAGCAATATATGGGAATACTCAAAATGGGATTGGACTGAAATTGTCCCATATGATAATACATCAGAGGCGGTCATCTCCGTTCTTCTCGAAAGTCTATAAACGTGAATCGTTGCATGCGTGAAAAGGAAATACTCGTAGCTATCTAGCTATGAGCACGATATATATACACAGCTACCTCCCATATATGATTATAAACTTTTTGGTGTATACAATAGAAATGTCTCTTACTAGTCTACCTCTCGCGTTCTGTGAATACTCCTTCCTACTGACAGTATCTGATTATCTACATTTTTGGCATACTCGATCTTTCCTTTATGAATCTTATAAAATCTTCAGATGGTTAGGTCGCCTAAGTTTGGGAGACTTTCTGACACGCCACTAGCTCTGGGGATAAGGCTGGCCCTGATTTTGTTCATGGATTCGTAATACTGTCCGAAGACCCTTATCTGCTCGTGAATATTGTCCTTATCATTATGGTGCTCGTGAATATTGTGCTCAGTCATGCAGCTAATTTCCGCATCTACAATGTAATTCCAATCTTTTGCAATGGGCGTGGACTTATTCACCATCGTGTTGAAATTACGGAGAAGGGTATTTCGAGATCTAGATGAGTagttttcttctttgaatGCTCTGTAAGCTTGAATACTTGAATACATAGAAGCATTAGCATCCCGAACGCTTTTGCGTATCTCCTCAAGCAATTCCCTTCTTGTTCGTACTGTAGATTGTCTGCAGTACCACTTGTCCAGATTTGGTTCATATCTGCATTCCAGGTAGACATCCCATAGATGGCTCTTATCCCCAGGGAGGAAATGCGTCCGCTGTGTTCATCCTTAAATTTCGACCAGTCATCCTCTAAGGTGAGGAGTACACCTATAGTCCCCTCCAGTTCCGCGACAAGTCGAAACTGCTCTTCTCCATATTGGTCAGCGCGGGTCCCATCAGTGAGATCAAAGTCTTGAATTGTATTGGACATGATGCTGTACAATGATAAGTGGGTTTTTCTTATGTATACGATGTgtgtttgattttgaagaattgatgGTGCGCTTAGATTCAAATGATCATCTGATGATGTGACCCGTCCAAGCGACTCAGCGTCTATTTTATATCACAGTTGTGATGGACGGCATGACCGAGGAAAATGATCCTCCTTTATAAGAAAGAATATTCGAAACACTTGCAATGAGTCGGAGTTTCAGCTAAATGACAATATTCGTGACGTGATTCGAGGCTAATGATACGTCATTAAGAAGCTCGTCAataagaaaagagaaacTTCCAATTCCTGATATCAAAGCTTGAAACAACGAGTAACGATATTTTCCcttatgaaaatgatgtaCAGAAGTATTTTGGCCAACTTGAACTTTCAGCAACATTGCGATATAACTCAAATCCTTTCATACTGTTGAGGCGTCATCAAGGAAGAGACTACCGAGATGAAGCAATATAGACATTTCCCTCACACCGTTCGAAACATTCTCTTAAGGTCCTTAAACGACCGCCAAGTCAAACTACTGTGATTTTCAATAGAGCTTGAATCGAAGTATACAACATTATCCATCGGGGTTAACGATATCCAATGACATTACAAGTCTTGGAGAAAACGCCCTTTAGAATGACGACTTTCTGAAGCGTCATCATACTTGAGACTGCTTCCTGACAATACGTTTCTTAACTCAGCATTTTGGATAAGTCTAGGCTCCAGCGTCCTTTGTAAGCGACTTTTACTTGAGTATTTGCTCATAGACAAAGATAAGTTATGAGTGGTCCAGGCTCACAAATCCCTTCATGGCCGATTGCACTGTTATCACTTGCATCGATTAAGGGAGGGTGTTTGCTTGGCAGTCACGGAAGCTCAAGCAATACCGATTGCTAGTTTCCAGCACAACTAAAATTGTACATTCAAGTATTGCGGGCTCCGAATTGCGAGTCTATACAACCTTCGCTTACAGTCAAACGCACAATGACAAGTCGTTATAGATCGCCACAATCTGAGTCAAAGCGGATGTCTTACTTACATGGATGATGGCGCACGAGCAATGAGCACACCAATTGTGAAACCATCTACGTCGTAGAATCTACCGAATGCGCTTATAATACAACCGAGTGACCATGAATGCCTTCTACATGACTACCTAATAATCTCTTTTCTTACCACCGCTCAGCAGAAACCTGCAAAAAGCAACAATGGCTGAGCAGGACCCTAAAATATACAGAATAATCAATTCAGATGATACTACCTGGAAATATGTAACTAGAGAAGAGATACACCGATTTATAGAAATTCAGATGCGGTTCAAAAGCCTAAAGAGGAAATGGTAATTTTCACCGATTCAAGAGGACATATGAGGGTAAGACTTTCCAGGGGGAGATGCATAGGATCAAGTCGGCAGAACAGACAGTCGAAAATTAAGATGTAAGTAATCTGATAACCAGATTGATGTGATACTGATGCTGATAACCGAGCGATGAGAATAGTGACGACTCCGTCACCTTCGTTCTCAGTCTTTGGATCTAATAAAAAGATGGTATGTCCGTCAACTTATGGCTTCCTGACACTGAAACAGTGTATCGAAACCTCGTTGCCTCCACTACTTCGTTCTGTGCATGGTTGAATCATACTAAAATCTATTCGATACCATCTCGTACAACGTGTAAATGGATCGTAATCTATGAATTTCAGTCCTCTTTGATCCAGCTACCAGGAGCAACCTTGAACACTCCTATCTGCTCATAATGCTCCAATGTGTCTTTGCTGGTCTCTTGGAGAGTATGATctaatcaattcaatcgGTCAGCGCTGTCTTGTCAACTGCCTTGGTGATACGGGTTTGGAAAATCACAAACTCACATTTCAATCCAAGTTCTTTGACAGATTTACTAGTATCTATAATCCAAAAATTTTGTTCTTCCGGGGTTGGTGCAGATGGATTTCCAAGTGGGAAATAAGCATCTAAATCAGGTCGTTgtttaccaaattcattaacAAACATCTGATATGTGTATGCTATATTATCAAACACGTCGacattaaatcaattgacaATCATTTTTTCCTAGTCTAAACGATATCATCAAACTTACAATCACTAGCAATTAAGtatctttcattttttctttcaattgcAGCTTGATAAAACGCTTCAGCTACATCTCTAGGATCAGCATACATCGTAGCTTCAGGTTCAGGTACATTTGATTCTTTCCCTTTGATAAGAGATAACCACCCAGGTTGAGATCCGTTTAATCCATTAAATTGATCGGGTGATGTCAAATGGAGTAAAGGACCGTATGTCACTACACATTTAACATCAATCAGCTTCCCTGTATCATATACAAGTTATCTACTGAACAAGTCCACTGACTAGGTGGGCATAAAGTGGCTAcagagaaagaaggtttgTTCTCTACTATCCAATCTTTAACCGCAAATTCGGAATATTTCTTAGCAGCGCAATACCAAAGTACCGAAGCAAATGGGCTACCAAAAGTTATGAATCAGCTTAAGAAATTCTCTTTGCTCCAGTGAAAGATTCGATGATCCGAAGAATACTTACTTGGAATTATCAAGGGTTTTACAAAATTCCTCATCGTATGGGAAATAATCAGCTTCAGTATATACTTTACCAATTTGTTGATCGTTTGATACAGGGTTAAAAGCTGCAGCAATAGATGACATCAAGGAGATTgcttttataccttttgtAAATAGGCCTCAAAATTAGCCTTGCGACCTCTTGATGTGAGTTCATGGAAGAATATAGGGAAACGAGCTCAGTTgttaaaatttcttcacttACTGTCAAATTTCGTTGCTTGCTTCAATATTGAAAGGACACCATTGATTGTGGGACATCTGAAAGCTTCCCAGGAAGTCAAAGTCCTGAttattcaagatcaaagaaATAATGGTCAATCTAACTATACTTCTCATGTTGTCCAAACCAAAACTCACATATCGACCGGAGCAGCAAGATGGCCGATCTAAGCCATATCATAGACATCAATGGTTGTTCTCACTCATAGCCCCAAATAGTAAGACTCAcaacttcaacaccttTTAGGAGTTCAGTCAAATCCCCTTCAAGGTTCGGAACAACCAAAACTTGAACTCTACCTTTATCAATCCATTCTTTCCATACTGGATtagaattgatttgttcaattgattttatagaTCTTACTGATCCTCTTACATCGTATCCTTCTCtcaaaaatttcaaagCTACATGAATGGCTATATATCCATTCAATCCTGTGATAGCTACAACAGGTCGAGAAGTGTTAGTGGCAGACATTATCGACTTAAGTAATTTAACACTTTATATGGTAGTGagtttttcaataaatattttgattagtctctaatttcaattgtttcaaaagaaatctACTgtatttataccttttcaTACATCATGCTATCCTCAATGTGTAAAATAACACTTCTATGACCTTTGGCAAAACACATAGAACCGCCTCAAATACgtttgaaagatgataaattcgtttttgtttttatatAAACGGACTTCACCGTGCTGGAAACTCGATTATAAATCATCGTTTTCTCCTCCACTCTTTCCTCCACTCCTCCACCATTCCTCTTAAATGCCCTTCGGTCTGCACCTGGAAATGAGATATGGTACAATCAAACGCAAATCTCAAGCcagtttgattttgattgcCCTAGTGATGTCAGTGAAATTTGTCTGTAAAACTGATAGTCaagaaaaaggtgataCATTTTCTCACTATCTTGAGTTATGATAGCAAATCATACGTATAAAGAATCATTAGATAATGGGATAGAAGTCAATGCAATGAAAAGGGATAATCGTGTTTGAAAtcagaaaaggaaaaataaGTCTATTCTATATACAACGGAAATTAAGAAATCTTCTGGTCATTCGATTTAGGTTTTATCTATATGTATGGCCCAAACAAAATATTCATCTATCCTCTTAAtacttcttgatcatccCCTCTTTCTAAATCTCGTTCTTGTGTTCTACCTGTACTACGTTCAGTTGTTGGAGCAGGAGACATCGTAGGAGTAGGAGGGGTAATACCAAATTTGCTATATAACGGATCATTTCGATCTGTTTGAGGATGTAATTGGACTTTACCCTGGAATAACTCTGCAGTTGATCGAGAAGGATCCGAGCCAGCAGGATTTGAAAGAGAGGCATTTCCAGTTTGGTGAACCCAGTGAGCTCCTGCACCGACAGTTCCGGCAATCAAGGTAGGTATCATAGTCAACAAGGATGGTCTGAAAGGTCAAATAGCAATTTTTGATCAGCCAAGAATTCATGTCAAGTGGAATGATGATTGACTCACAATTGAATATCAGCCTCTTTTAATTGAGCTGATCTACTCTTAGCCACAATTGAACTTGCTCTAAGTCTACCTCCTCTGATGTTGGCATAAGTGGACAGGTTATCCTTGACTTTGCTAAGGGCAGGGTTATACTCAtatttctcatcttcagcttgggGAGAAATGACGGGCAACTTGTTGGGATCGTTATATATTCTCAATTTGATAAGTACTCGTTCGAATGGTCCGGTAGGCATTAGTCTGACGAGAGCTCCGATAGGTAGAGAGATAGCACCGATGATCAAGGAGATTCCCCAATCTCGTCCACCCAATCGAGTAACTTGGAAAGCGGCTCCTCCGACTTCGATAATCAGAATCTGACCTCCAACcatgatcaagaagatcacGATGAAATAGTAATTTCTGAAAAATCCTTCGAGGACGTTGAGCTTTCTATCGAGTCTTCTACAGTTCAATTGATTGACTGTAGGTAATATTGTTCAAAGATCAGCATTGTTGCTCACTACTGCGGCGATGATGCGAGGCAGCTTACATATTTGACAGAATACGAAACAATTGAATACCAGGGCGCCTAATTCCGTATTATTTTGATCGGTAGAAGGTATTCCCAGAATCCTCAAGCCGACAAAGTGGAGTACTAAACAAACGATAATTTGGTACAAGGCTTGAACACATATCATTTTGAACATTTCGACGGTGATAAGTGGAGCGTTCTTTCTATCTGGCTTTCGATTGAGGGAGGATTCGGTGGCTGGATCAGTAGCAAGGGCAAGAGCGGCGAAGGTGTCCATGATCAAGTTGACCCATAGAAGCTGGACTGCGGTCAATACTGACTGTTCTTTTGAAGAGGCAACAGCCGAAACGAATGTGATGACTACAGCAGTGATATTGACACTGGTTCCCGAGAAGGGGTCAGCCATAATGACGTTGCCAACAGAATTAAGTGACTCACGAGATCTGGAATTGCAAGAATTTCTTGACTGAATCGTTGACACATCTACCCCACATGATAGCAAGTACGATGTTCTTGAATGAATCATCCATCAATATGATATCAGAGGCTTCCTTAGCTACTTCCGTACCGGCAATACCCATAGCGAAACCGACGTTGGCGAGTTTCAAGGCAGGTCCATCGTTTGTACCATCACCAGTGACACCAACGATTTCACCCATGCCTTTCAAAGTCTGAACAAGTAGTCGCTTATCTTCAGGTGAGGATCTCGCAAGGATTTGAAGCCGAGGGACAATTTCCAAACGTTCGGCATCGGACAGCTATAGAGAAAACGTGTCAGCTGATCATATTTGCAATGTGTCGACAAGGGTTGGCTTACCTTTCTGAACAGAGGACCCTCCATAATGACACCACCAGGAGTGAAAATACCACATTGATTTGCAATGGATCGAGCAGTGAGGACATTATCACCAGTGCACATTTTAACAGCAACACCAGCTTTTTGACATTTCTCGACAGCTTCTCTAACACCAGGCCGAAGGGGATCTTCGATACCAGTGACAGCGATAAGAGTCATATCATAGGCGATTTCTTCATAAGGTACTTCTCCAGTAGACGAtccttttgatgatttgccAGAAGGCGGCCAGGATTCGAAATCTTTGTAACATAGAGCGATGGTTCGGAGACTTTGGTTGGCGTAAAAGATAATGGTCTTCATGATATTGTTCATCGTGCGCTCATCGAAGTTGGCTACTTGAATGCTATCATCATGAGCTTGTCGGTCTTGAGATACCACTACATGTGTATTACATTTCTTGGTCAAAACTTCACTGGCACCCTTGATGTATAGTCTGTATCGGTCACCAATCTTGACTACTACACCCATAGCTTTTAATTCTGAACTGAAAGGAATCATCTGAACGACTGGGTAGGCTTCTCGAGTCTTCTTCCAGTCAGCCCATCCTGCGGCTTTAGCAAATTTGAGCAAGGCCGTTTCGGTTTTACTTCCAACAAAGCTGAGATTACCATCTTCgtctttatcttcaaatgcCGTCGAATTGATACAAATGGCTTCGTTGAATAAGGAAGTCAACTCTGAAGACGCAACTTGATTAATGTCATCCATTTCGAACGCGAAGTCGTCTCTAATTTGTTCGCCTTCCACATCGTTGGCGTTTGATCGCGCCGCGTTGTCGGACAGGTCCTTGACAAATTTGCCGTGTACACCAAGGGAACCAGCGACAACAGTCATTTCGTTCTGAGTAAGGGTACCTGATAGTAAAGAAATTAGCTGATTCTGAAAAATGAACGGTGGCTGAATCACGAACCAGTTTTATCTGTACAGACGACCGTAGCATTGGCCATAGTTTCACAAGAACCCAAGACTCTGACCAGTAAATTCTGTTTTGTCATTCGCTTGGTAGCGAAAGCTAGAGCAAGCGTGACAGCTAGCGGTAAACCCTCGGGAACAGCAACCACGACTAAGGTGACAGCGATAATAAGGATTTGAATGAACGATTGAGCTTTATCATTCGGTGATCTATCGGGGTTGGTCTTGAGCTGAACGAAGAAACGAATCATAAGAGCGGAGAAGAGCAAGAGACCGGCGAGGGAACCCAACTTGGCGATCAATTCCGCAAGTCCgttgagcttgatttgAAGTGGGGTATTCTCAGAATCACCTCGCATAGCTGTTGTCAAACGTTAGCGGGAACTAAGGTGTCATAggatgaaagaaatgaCCCACCCATCATGATTCTACCGTTGAAACTGGTAGTACCGACCGAAATTACCACATATTCTCCTACACCTTCCAGTACTTTCGCGCCAGAGATAAGGAAGCAGTCTTTCTTGAGTTTATCATTCGGTCCAGCAGCGTTTCTTTCGGCGATACATTCTTCGT
This genomic window contains:
- a CDS encoding calcium-translocating P-type ATPase, PMCA-type, which translates into the protein MPAPGPPALIITTDLDSSNDSNPTTNLNTPPALAPPIDEEQSTQIHQQQTPPRGRSGSVPINDPSHLSPSHARLHPNQSSHSPTPSWSSGITPPSPTLTNSSVHFSDEAVTPTSPVPRTSLALRENEPTAESGMETLKVIDENDRHRHNRGWSIGTWSSEAGTEEGHSTFGHTSKKDKDALSRITTGTTAHTKSADNKEKKKSKKAKKGEKEDEDGENKPVQAAHLDPDTDTTDPTPFREKPSRLAMLVDPKSLDDLEKIGGIDGLLQGLGVDGRKGLNVDTSQGAGAPRSSNEMPGGNEPQWRTSMEDRRRIYGKNELPERKSKSLLALMWIAFKDKVLILLSIAAVVSLALGLYQDLGTEPEVIFNDECPAPVGCQEPQVDWVEGVAIVIAIIIVVMVGSVNDWQKERQFKKLNAQREDRTVKVIRGGNEMVVNTKDLVVGDVCLLEPGEILPVDGVFLRGHNVRCDESGATGESDAIKKFPYEECIAERNAAGPNDKLKKDCFLISGAKVLEGVGEYVVISVGTTSFNGRIMMAMRGDSENTPLQIKLNGLAELIAKLGSLAGLLLFSALMIRFFVQLKTNPDRSPNDKAQSFIQILIIAVTLVVVAVPEGLPLAVTLALAFATKRMTKQNLLVRVLGSCETMANATVVCTDKTGTLTQNEMTVVAGSLGVHGKFVKDLSDNAARSNANDVEGEQIRDDFAFEMDDINQVASSELTSLFNEAICINSTAFEDKDEDGNLSFVGSKTETALLKFAKAAGWADWKKTREAYPVVQMIPFSSELKAMGVVVKIGDRYRLYIKGASEVLTKKCNTHVVVSQDRQAHDDSIQVANFDERTMNNIMKTIIFYANQSLRTIALCYKDFESWPPSGKSSKGSSTGEVPYEEIAYDMTLIAVTGIEDPLRPGVREAVEKCQKAGVAVKMCTGDNVLTARSIANQCGIFTPGGVIMEGPLFRKLSDAERLEIVPRLQILARSSPEDKRLLVQTLKGMGEIVGVTGDGTNDGPALKLANVGFAMGIAGTEVAKEASDIILMDDSFKNIVLAIMWGRCVNDSVKKFLQFQISVNITAVVITFVSAVASSKEQSVLTAVQLLWVNLIMDTFAALALATDPATESSLNRKPDRKNAPLITVEMFKMICVQALYQIIVCLVLHFVGLRILGIPSTDQNNTELGALVFNCFVFCQIFNQLNCRRLDRKLNVLEGFFRNYYFIVIFLIMVGGQILIIEVGGAAFQVTRLGGRDWGISLIIGAISLPIGALVRLMPTGPFERVLIKLRIYNDPNKLPVISPQAEDEKYEYNPALSKVKDNLSTYANIRGGRLRASSIVAKSRSAQLKEADIQLPSLLTMIPTLIAGTVGAGAHWVHQTGNASLSNPAGSDPSRSTAELFQGKVQLHPQTDRNDPLYSKFGITPPTPTMSPAPTTERSTGRTQERDLERGDDQEVLRG